The following is a genomic window from Collimonas fungivorans Ter331.
TCTTTCCTGGGCAGCGCGCTGGCAGACCGCTTCATCGTTGCGGAACTGCTCGTAGCTTTTGCCTGAACCAGGCAACGCCATTACATTCGGGCCTGACGGCGCGGTAACGCAGCCGGTCAGGAGCACGGCCAGCGAGGCTGCGATTATCTTGGTAGTTCCACTTATCATCACACACCGCCTTATCTAGGTTGAGCTTGGTCCGGCATTACCTTCATCCAGCCTTTCGGGCAGCGAGGAATCTGGGGATAATAGCCAGCCGGACTAGGGCAGTAATAGGCATAGTTCGGGGCTTTTTCTATATAAGTCTGGGGTTCCGGTTCAATGTAGACCGGCGGCGGCGCGTAATACACCGGCGGCGGCGCATAGTACACCGGCGGCGGGCCCCAATACAGCGGTCCGCCGATGGTTACACCGATGCGTGGGCCATAGAAGCCGCCGTGTCCGTAATAACCATAAGCAAAACTGGCCGAACTGGTGACCATCAGGCCCGCAGCTGCAAGTACCAATAGAGCAATTTTTTTCATGATATTTTCCACGCATTTATCAACAATTGAATAATAATCCTGGACCGCCAAAAGTGGCAAAAGGAGTTACTTCTGGTTGCAAATGTTGGCGTCAAGATCAACCATTTTAACTCTTTGATACAAAGCGACTTATGCGGGGAGCGAATGGCGGGAATTGTTGCAGGACAGCAGGACTTTTTACTTGCCGCCACACGCTAGCCGGCAAGGCAGGCGACTCGCAGACTATTCTATAATCTGCCGATCCGCAGCATGAACAGATGACAGAAAACAGGTGAAAACAAATGCAGCAGCCAGGCGCAGAACAGCAGTCCTCCCTCCAGGGCGTCAAGGTGATCGAACTCGGCACCTTGATCGCCGGCCCGTATGCCGCCAGCCTGCTGGGGCAGTTTGGCGCCGAGGTGATCAAGATCGAAGCGCCGGGCGACGGCGACCCGCTGCGCAAGTGGCGCAAGCTGCATAACGGTACTTCGCTGTGGTGGTATTCGCAGAGCCGCAACAAGAAGTCGGTGACGCTCAACCTGAAATCGGAGCAGGGCCAGCAGATTGTGCGCGACCTGGTCAAGGATGCCGATATCGTGATCGAGAATTTCCGTCCCGGCACACTGGAAGGCTGGGGGCTGGGCTGGGAGGATCTGTCGAAGATCAATCCGAAACTGATCATGGTCCGCGTATCCGGATATGGCCAGGACGGCCCTTACCACGCGCGTCCGGGGTTTGCGGCGATTGCCGAATCGATGGGCGGTTTGCGCAACCTGGCCGGTTATCCGGACCGGCCGCCGGTGCGGGTCGGCGTCAGCATCGGCGACACGCTGGCGTCGCTGTATGGCGTGATCGGCGCGCTGCTGGCCATGCACCATCTGAAAGCGAATAACGGTACAGGGCAGTTCATCGACATCGCCCTGTATGAAGCCGTGTTCGGCGTAATGGAAAGCCTGATCCCGGAATACGCCGAGTTCGGTTTCGTGCGCGAGCGCACCGGCGCCAGTTTTCCCGGCATTTCACCATCCAGCACTTATCCCTGCCTGAGCGACGCCCGCGGCGAACACTACGTGATCATCGCTGGCAACGGCGACAGCATCTTCAAGCGCCTGATGCACGCCATCGGCCGCAGCGACCTGGCGCAGGATCCGCGCCTGGCGCGCAACGACGGCCGGGCGCAGCATAACGACATGCTTGACGCCGCCATCAGCGCTTGGACTTCGCAACATAATCTAGAGCACGTATTGCAGGTGCTGGAACAAGCGGAAGTCCCGAGCAGCAAGGTGTATACCGCCGCCGATATCCATCAGGACCCGCATTTCCGCGCGCGCGACATGATCCAGCAGCATGTGCTGCCGGACGGCCAGCCGATAGATTTGCCGGGCATCGTGCCGAAACTGTCGGCGACGCCGGGCCAGACCAACTGGGTGGGGCCGGAACTGGGCCAGCACACGGCCGAGGTGCTGGCTGCTATCGGCAGGAGCGCGGAGCAGATTGAGCAGCTGCGCCGGCAAGGCGTGATCTGAACATTGCCGGAGTCAGACCGGGATCTCGACAATGACCTTTAATCCGTGTGGTGCGGCGTCGCGCGCATGTTGCAGTTCAATCTTGCCGTGCAGCCGGACCACGATCGACTTGACGATCGACAGCCCCAGGCCCGAGCCGTCCTGGTCGCTGCCCAGCACCCGGTAAAAAGGATCGAATACCCGCTCGCGCTCGGTTGGTGCGATTCCTGGGCCGCTGTCTTCCACCTCGATCGACACCAGGCCGGACAACGCGCGGGCGCGCAGCTCCACATTGCCGCCCTGCGGGGTATAGCGGATGGCGTTATCGATCAGGTTGCGCACCAGGGCGACGATATCGACTTCGTGCGCCGCCAGCATGATCTCGGTATCCGCTTCGATGCCGATATCGATCTGCCTGGCTTGCGCCAGCGGCAGGCTGTCCTCCATCACCCGCCGCAGCACGGCTTGCAAGGAAACCTGGGCAAGCTGGGGGGCGCCGGTATTTTGCGAGCGGGCCAGCGTCAACAGCTGTTCCAGCAAGGCTTTGCTGCGATTCAAGCCTTGCCGCAACGGCAGCAAGCGCGCTTTCGACGCCGGCGAAAGGTCGGTGGCGGCGAGATTTTCCGCCTGCAGCGACAATGCCGTCAGCGGCGAGCGCAACTCATGCGCGGCGTCGGCCAGGAAGCGGCGCTGGGCATCCATATTGTCGGCGACCCGCCGCAGCAGGCGGTTGATGGAGCCGATCAGCGGCCGGATTTCATCGGCCACCTGCTGCTCGGCGAGCGGACGCATGTCCTGGTCGTCGCGCCGGTCGACTTCCTGCGACAGCCTGGCGATCGGCAGCAGCATGCGGCGCACCAGGAAGCTGACCAGCGCGATCAATACCGGGATCAGCACCATGAACGGCATCATGGTGCGCAGGCCGCTGTCGCGCGCGATTTCATCGCGCACCGCGGTCTGCTGGCCTACCGCCAGGCGCTGGCCGGAAGGAGTCGTCTGTACGAACAGGCGCCAATGCACATGGCTGGCCTTGAATGTCTGTATGCCGTCGGGCAGATCGGCGGGTAGCTGCAGCGCGTCGTCATCGCCCTTGGCTGGCGCGGCCGCAGCCAGGACCTGGACAATCACCTTCGATTCCTCATCCTTCATTTTTCCGATCGCATGACGGTCCGGCGTGGCCGGCGGCAGATCGCGGCTAAGCACCAGCGCCGCTACCTGGCGCAGCTGGTCATCCTGAAGGTCGTTGGCTTCATGGAAAGCCGAATAAAAGGAAAATACGCCGGCCGGCACCGCCATCGCCAAGATCACCAGCGACAGCCACAGCGACAGCCGGAACTGCAGCGAACGGCTCAGTCTTGCTTGGAAACCATCCATCCCAGTCCCCTGACATTTTTGATTGACGCTGCACCCAGCTTTTTACGGATCGAATGAATCAGGAACTCCACCGCATTGCTTTCGACTTCTTCGTTCCAGCCATAGATGCGGTCTTCCAGTTCCTGGCGCGACAGGATTGCCCCGGGCCTTAACAGCAGGGCGTGGAGCAGGGAAAATTCACGGGCCGACAAGCGGGTTGCGATGCCGTCCGCGGTCACTTCGCGCGTGCTGGGATCGAGGAACAGGGCGCCGTTGCTCATCACCGGATTGGCGTTGCCGGCCTTGCGCCTGACCACGGCGCGCATGCGCGCCAGCAGCTCGCCCATCTCGAACGGTTTGACCAGGTAATCGTCGGCGCCGAGGTCGAGGCCGCCGATGCGGTCTTCGACCGCATCGCGCGCCGTCACGATCAGCAAGGGCAGGGCGCTGCCTTGCTGCCGCAACTGGCGCAGCACGGCGAAGCCGTCCTGGCGCGGCAGGCCGAGATCCAGCAGCATCACGTCGTAGCTTTGGCTGGCCGCTGCGCTCAGGGCCGCAGCGCCGTCATGCACCCAGTCGACGGCATGGCTGGCGTCGCGCAATGCCGTCTGGACAGCGTCGCCGATCATGCGGTCGTCTTCCACCAGCAGTACCCTCATTGCGTTCCTTTCCATGCGCCGGATTGCTTCTCTCGCTGATTCTACCTTGCACACAGCTTATTTCAATATCCAGCCGCGCCGGATCCACGGTGCGAACAGGCGCTTGTGGATGAACGAGAGCGCCGGGAACAGCGGTCCGATGAGCCATTTTGCGCAGCCAAAGCAGAGCCCTGCGCTGAGTGCGGCGACCAAGGCCGCGCCCAGCATGTCCAGCGGGAAGTGGACGCCGAGGTAAATCCGCGCCCACGCCATCGGCAGGCCGAGCAGGCTGAAGGCCAGGCCAAACTTGCGCAGCCGGCGATGCAGCAGGAAACTGAAAGCTGTCGACCATTGCAAGGTCAGATGGTCGCTGGGGAACGAGGAATCGGCGGCATGTTCAAGGAAATTCGTGCCAAGGCCGATCATGAACGGGCGCGGATGC
Proteins encoded in this region:
- a CDS encoding CaiB/BaiF CoA transferase family protein → MQQPGAEQQSSLQGVKVIELGTLIAGPYAASLLGQFGAEVIKIEAPGDGDPLRKWRKLHNGTSLWWYSQSRNKKSVTLNLKSEQGQQIVRDLVKDADIVIENFRPGTLEGWGLGWEDLSKINPKLIMVRVSGYGQDGPYHARPGFAAIAESMGGLRNLAGYPDRPPVRVGVSIGDTLASLYGVIGALLAMHHLKANNGTGQFIDIALYEAVFGVMESLIPEYAEFGFVRERTGASFPGISPSSTYPCLSDARGEHYVIIAGNGDSIFKRLMHAIGRSDLAQDPRLARNDGRAQHNDMLDAAISAWTSQHNLEHVLQVLEQAEVPSSKVYTAADIHQDPHFRARDMIQQHVLPDGQPIDLPGIVPKLSATPGQTNWVGPELGQHTAEVLAAIGRSAEQIEQLRRQGVI
- a CDS encoding ATP-binding protein, encoding MDGFQARLSRSLQFRLSLWLSLVILAMAVPAGVFSFYSAFHEANDLQDDQLRQVAALVLSRDLPPATPDRHAIGKMKDEESKVIVQVLAAAAPAKGDDDALQLPADLPDGIQTFKASHVHWRLFVQTTPSGQRLAVGQQTAVRDEIARDSGLRTMMPFMVLIPVLIALVSFLVRRMLLPIARLSQEVDRRDDQDMRPLAEQQVADEIRPLIGSINRLLRRVADNMDAQRRFLADAAHELRSPLTALSLQAENLAATDLSPASKARLLPLRQGLNRSKALLEQLLTLARSQNTGAPQLAQVSLQAVLRRVMEDSLPLAQARQIDIGIEADTEIMLAAHEVDIVALVRNLIDNAIRYTPQGGNVELRARALSGLVSIEVEDSGPGIAPTERERVFDPFYRVLGSDQDGSGLGLSIVKSIVVRLHGKIELQHARDAAPHGLKVIVEIPV
- a CDS encoding response regulator; the encoded protein is MRVLLVEDDRMIGDAVQTALRDASHAVDWVHDGAAALSAAASQSYDVMLLDLGLPRQDGFAVLRQLRQQGSALPLLIVTARDAVEDRIGGLDLGADDYLVKPFEMGELLARMRAVVRRKAGNANPVMSNGALFLDPSTREVTADGIATRLSAREFSLLHALLLRPGAILSRQELEDRIYGWNEEVESNAVEFLIHSIRKKLGAASIKNVRGLGWMVSKQD
- a CDS encoding undecaprenyl-diphosphatase, encoding MEKLNHSLFLLINAGAHPSPFLLNAAMLCAEWLIFLIPAGLLAGWLRGSEQTRKLMLEAAVCGIVALSASMLIGALWPHPRPFMIGLGTNFLEHAADSSFPSDHLTLQWSTAFSFLLHRRLRKFGLAFSLLGLPMAWARIYLGVHFPLDMLGAALVAALSAGLCFGCAKWLIGPLFPALSFIHKRLFAPWIRRGWILK